In Candidatus Polarisedimenticolaceae bacterium, a single window of DNA contains:
- a CDS encoding TIM44-like domain-containing protein encodes MRRRWPLLLLAILAASEALARLGGGEGYSGGGSSGGGGGGGDDGFAVYAIVRLLLWLVFRHPLIGIPLVILAIVVFVKMKAAGNFQVAYEPVVLRTAPPSRPAPAQLDTLRQADRNFSEPVFLDFAQLVYVRAQGARPGSRAEIAQPWIAEEALPILFARPEGLEQVRDVIFGKTAPSGYRREEGFDLLDVDFETNLTEVRQGHERQLLLKDRWTFRRKAGALSPVPERMRALGCAGCGSTLEPKPDGSCPSCGAPRTRGLLQWEVAKILPLDRRTVEPPSLMLGGGVEPGTNLPTRFDPRLGAMRRDFESRHPEFSWEVFDARARETFLRLQDAWSKGSWELARPYETDALFQSHRFWVERYKRFGLVNHLEGTTISRVDVAKVGFDAFYESITVRIFATMRDWTEDASGKVVGGSKTLPRTFSEYWTFLRAVGATRKVPGGAESCPSCGAPLDRINMAGVCEYCGSKLTTGEFDWVVSRIEQDDAYGG; translated from the coding sequence ATGAGACGGCGCTGGCCGCTCCTGCTCCTCGCGATTCTCGCGGCGAGCGAAGCGCTCGCTCGTCTGGGCGGCGGCGAGGGGTACTCGGGCGGCGGATCCTCGGGCGGAGGAGGGGGCGGTGGCGACGACGGCTTCGCGGTCTACGCGATCGTGCGTCTGCTGCTCTGGCTCGTCTTCCGGCACCCGCTGATCGGGATCCCCCTCGTGATCCTCGCGATCGTCGTCTTCGTGAAGATGAAGGCGGCGGGGAACTTCCAGGTCGCCTACGAGCCGGTCGTCCTGCGCACGGCCCCGCCGTCGCGCCCCGCCCCGGCGCAGCTGGACACGCTCCGTCAGGCCGACAGGAACTTCTCCGAGCCGGTCTTCCTCGACTTCGCGCAGCTCGTGTATGTCCGTGCGCAGGGAGCGCGACCGGGGAGCCGTGCCGAGATCGCCCAGCCGTGGATCGCCGAGGAGGCGCTGCCGATCCTCTTCGCGCGCCCCGAGGGGCTCGAGCAGGTCCGGGACGTCATCTTCGGGAAGACGGCGCCGTCCGGCTATCGGAGAGAGGAGGGGTTCGACCTCCTCGACGTGGACTTCGAGACGAATCTCACCGAGGTCCGCCAGGGACACGAACGCCAGCTCCTGCTCAAGGACCGCTGGACGTTCCGCCGGAAAGCGGGCGCGCTCTCCCCCGTCCCCGAACGGATGCGCGCTCTCGGCTGCGCCGGGTGCGGCTCGACCCTCGAGCCCAAGCCCGACGGCTCGTGCCCTAGCTGCGGCGCACCGCGCACGCGAGGCCTCCTGCAGTGGGAGGTCGCCAAGATCCTCCCCCTGGATCGACGGACGGTCGAGCCCCCGTCGCTCATGCTCGGGGGCGGCGTCGAGCCGGGGACGAACCTCCCGACGCGCTTCGACCCACGCCTGGGCGCGATGCGTCGCGACTTCGAGTCGCGCCATCCCGAGTTCTCGTGGGAGGTCTTCGACGCGCGCGCCCGCGAGACGTTCCTTCGGCTGCAGGACGCGTGGTCGAAGGGAAGCTGGGAGCTCGCCCGGCCGTACGAAACCGACGCGTTGTTCCAGTCGCACCGATTCTGGGTCGAGCGGTACAAGCGGTTCGGCCTCGTGAATCACCTCGAGGGGACGACGATCTCGCGCGTGGACGTCGCAAAGGTCGGCTTCGACGCCTTCTACGAGTCGATCACGGTGCGGATCTTCGCGACGATGCGCGACTGGACCGAGGACGCGTCGGGGAAGGTCGTCGGCGGGAGCAAGACGCTGCCGCGCACGTTTTCCGAGTACTGGACGTTCCTGCGCGCGGTCGGCGCGACCCGCAAGGTGCCGGGCGGTGCCGAGAGCTGCCCCTCGTGCGGCGCGCCGCTCGACAGGATCAACATGGCCGGCGTCTGCGAGTACTGCGGCTCGAAGCTCACGACCGGGGAGTTCGACTGGGTCGTGTCGCGGATCGAGCAGGACGACGCGTACGGGGGTTAA
- a CDS encoding glycosyltransferase family 2 protein — MTAFAIWGGVTGLLWLGVSIFGLYTALRFVRFKDLAPPEPARYPRLSVVIAACNEEEHLESALSSLLAQDYPDLEIVLVNDRSTDGTGRVVDALAARDARILPIHVAELPAHWLGKVHAVHRGTLKATGEFLLFTDADVHFKQGALRKAVAHVVERNLDHFVVAPELVARNFWQEVAYNAFATGFMVGTRAVDVGREGSDAYVGVGAFNLVRRSAFDRTPGFEWLKMEVLDDVGLGLMLQRAGAKGGFTIGLGEVEVEWYASLRQMVRGLEKNAFGAYAMYQYPRLFAFLAFIAVVLPGPVVALAQPYWPVRAIGIAVVLVMLAAGLVLKQRTGRKIVPLLLGPLGFLVIAWTLIRSAYFCWKRGGIVWRGTLYPIAALRAGLRVRLGGRG; from the coding sequence GTGACGGCGTTCGCGATCTGGGGCGGCGTCACGGGCCTGTTGTGGCTCGGCGTGTCGATCTTCGGCCTCTACACCGCGCTGCGCTTCGTGCGGTTCAAGGACCTCGCGCCGCCCGAGCCCGCGCGGTACCCGCGCCTGTCCGTCGTGATCGCGGCGTGCAACGAGGAGGAGCACCTCGAGTCGGCCCTCTCGAGCCTGCTCGCGCAGGACTACCCCGACCTCGAGATCGTCCTCGTGAACGATCGATCGACCGACGGCACCGGCCGCGTCGTGGACGCCCTCGCCGCACGCGACGCGCGGATCCTGCCGATCCACGTGGCCGAGCTCCCGGCGCACTGGCTCGGGAAGGTCCACGCGGTCCATCGCGGGACGCTGAAGGCGACGGGGGAGTTTCTCCTCTTCACCGACGCCGACGTCCACTTCAAGCAGGGCGCGTTGAGAAAGGCCGTCGCCCACGTCGTCGAGCGCAACCTCGACCACTTCGTCGTCGCTCCGGAGCTCGTCGCGCGGAACTTCTGGCAGGAGGTCGCCTACAACGCCTTCGCGACCGGGTTCATGGTCGGCACGCGCGCGGTGGACGTGGGGCGCGAGGGCTCCGACGCGTACGTGGGCGTCGGGGCGTTCAACCTCGTGCGGCGCTCGGCGTTCGACCGCACTCCCGGATTCGAGTGGTTGAAGATGGAGGTCCTCGACGACGTCGGCCTCGGGCTGATGCTGCAGCGCGCGGGAGCGAAGGGGGGATTCACCATCGGCCTCGGGGAGGTCGAGGTCGAGTGGTACGCCTCGCTCCGGCAGATGGTCCGCGGCCTGGAGAAGAACGCCTTCGGGGCGTACGCGATGTACCAGTACCCGCGATTGTTCGCGTTTCTCGCGTTCATCGCGGTGGTGCTGCCGGGGCCTGTCGTCGCGCTCGCGCAACCGTACTGGCCCGTCCGCGCGATCGGCATCGCCGTCGTGCTCGTGATGCTCGCGGCGGGGCTCGTCCTCAAGCAGCGGACCGGGCGCAAGATCGTGCCGCTGCTCCTCGGCCCGCTGGGCTTCCTCGTGATCGCGTGGACCCTGATCCGGTCGGCCTATTTCTGCTGGAAACGCGGCGGCATCGTCTGGCGCGGGACGCTCTATCCGATCGCGGCGCTTCGGGCTGGGTTGAGGGTGAGGCTGGGCGGGAGGGGATGA
- a CDS encoding type 1 glutamine amidotransferase domain-containing protein, giving the protein MADLRGRRVLVLVGDEYEDLELWYPKLRVQEAGGAVVVAGPEAGRRYSGKHGYPCVADAAVGSLDAADFDAVICPGGWMPDKLRRDPAVLAIVRALAGSNRCVAAICHGGWIPISAGVYRDVRVTGSPGIKDDLVNAGALWIDAPVVVDRWSVSSRKPDDLPAFCRGLIEVVAAQPELA; this is encoded by the coding sequence ATGGCGGACCTGCGCGGGCGACGGGTTCTGGTCCTGGTCGGGGACGAATACGAGGATCTGGAGCTCTGGTATCCAAAGCTCCGCGTCCAGGAGGCCGGGGGGGCGGTCGTCGTCGCCGGTCCCGAGGCCGGCCGACGATACTCGGGGAAACACGGATATCCCTGCGTCGCCGATGCCGCCGTCGGCTCCCTCGATGCGGCGGATTTCGACGCGGTGATCTGTCCGGGCGGTTGGATGCCGGACAAGCTCCGACGCGACCCGGCCGTGCTGGCGATCGTGCGCGCCCTCGCCGGCTCGAACCGCTGCGTCGCCGCGATCTGCCATGGAGGTTGGATACCGATCAGCGCCGGGGTGTATCGCGACGTTCGCGTGACGGGCTCACCGGGGATCAAGGACGACCTCGTGAACGCCGGGGCCCTCTGGATCGACGCCCCGGTCGTCGTCGACCGCTGGTCGGTGTCGAGCCGCAAGCCCGACGACCTCCCGGCGTTCTGCAGGGGGCTGATCGAGGTCGTCGCGGCGCAGCCCGAGCTCGCGTGA
- a CDS encoding sigma-70 family RNA polymerase sigma factor has product MASWEMRSESIYPRIEDDEDYGGFLPEPEERKREPRSADDPSPQTLLPLYLREMGATPLIDDKMEVRLASQLKEARLALAKLAIRLPASCRDYILEGDAKGPRAGATWPIDRVEVFCTRLQRYAAEFPEPRVVKIAKDAKTHKARLDEARRAMILANLRLVVHIAKKYLNHGLPFMDLIQEGNIGLMRAVEKFEHERGNKFSTYAFWWIKQGVERAIADKAKVIRIPVHVNEKMKKVRRTSREMAETLGRKPTPEEIAKVLDLPVSVIDEVLAVVQDPQPLEDRGPDDRGYDLSKTVPDTSLRSPMELTGERELRAKVEASLRALAPREEEILRLRFGIGREQALTLEEIGRVLKLSRERVRQIEAVALGKIQSSTVCKDLKELYEA; this is encoded by the coding sequence ATGGCGAGTTGGGAAATGCGTTCCGAATCGATCTACCCCCGGATCGAGGACGACGAGGACTACGGCGGTTTCCTGCCGGAGCCCGAGGAGCGCAAGCGCGAGCCGCGGTCGGCGGACGACCCGAGCCCGCAGACGTTGCTGCCGCTCTACCTCCGCGAGATGGGGGCGACCCCGCTCATCGACGACAAGATGGAGGTGCGCCTCGCGAGCCAGTTGAAGGAGGCTCGCCTCGCCCTCGCGAAACTCGCGATCCGGCTCCCCGCGTCGTGCCGCGACTACATCCTCGAAGGGGACGCGAAGGGCCCCCGCGCCGGCGCGACGTGGCCGATCGACCGCGTCGAGGTCTTCTGCACGCGGCTGCAGCGGTACGCGGCGGAGTTCCCCGAGCCGCGGGTCGTGAAGATCGCCAAGGACGCGAAGACCCACAAGGCCCGCCTCGACGAGGCGCGCCGCGCGATGATCCTCGCGAACCTGCGCCTGGTGGTGCACATCGCGAAGAAGTACCTGAACCACGGCCTCCCGTTCATGGATCTGATCCAGGAAGGGAACATCGGGCTCATGCGCGCCGTGGAGAAGTTCGAGCACGAGCGCGGAAACAAGTTCTCGACGTACGCGTTCTGGTGGATCAAGCAGGGGGTCGAGCGGGCGATCGCCGACAAGGCGAAGGTGATCCGGATCCCCGTCCACGTGAACGAGAAGATGAAGAAGGTGCGCCGGACCTCGCGCGAGATGGCGGAGACCCTCGGGAGGAAGCCGACGCCGGAGGAGATCGCGAAGGTCCTCGACCTTCCGGTCTCGGTGATCGACGAGGTCCTCGCGGTCGTTCAGGACCCGCAGCCCCTCGAGGATCGCGGCCCCGACGACCGCGGCTACGACCTCTCGAAGACGGTCCCGGACACGAGCCTGCGCTCGCCGATGGAGCTCACGGGCGAGCGCGAGCTCCGTGCGAAGGTGGAGGCGTCGCTCCGCGCGCTCGCCCCGCGCGAGGAGGAGATCCTCCGCCTGCGCTTCGGCATCGGCCGCGAGCAGGCGCTCACCCTCGAGGAGATCGGCCGCGTGCTCAAGCTGTCCCGCGAGCGGGTGCGCCAGATCGAGGCGGTCGCGCTCGGCAAGATCCAGAGCTCGACCGTCTGCAAGGACCTCAAGGAACTCTACGAAGCGTGA
- a CDS encoding metallophosphoesterase, which produces MRRRSMSPPRHVAFPPALPARPRPRRFLDPVGGWFRSLERRASYALSRWVFPRVPGMTRPYGAILSRALSVEEADLPLRALHPDLDGARVLFVSDVHAGPFLAPDDLAEAFDRLLTLAPDVVVHGGDLATTRIDEIEPHASALRRLKGPLGAFAVLGNHDHYTGRPERVLAFLRTCGVHTLHNEAAVVRRGDGTLLLAGIDDWNIGKPRLAHTLAAARALDARAPIVVVSHNPDAFFEASTAGASAVLSGHTHGGQVRFPGLPVLVRMSRYRLDEGLYLHGGATLVVSRGLGVSGIPLRLGVAPEAALLTLRRVP; this is translated from the coding sequence ATGCGTCGCCGATCGATGTCCCCGCCGCGTCACGTCGCCTTCCCGCCCGCGCTTCCGGCTCGCCCGCGGCCGCGTCGCTTCCTGGATCCGGTCGGCGGCTGGTTCCGCTCGCTCGAACGGCGCGCGAGCTACGCGTTGAGCCGCTGGGTCTTCCCCCGCGTGCCCGGGATGACGCGCCCCTACGGGGCGATCCTCTCCCGCGCGCTCTCGGTGGAGGAGGCCGACCTCCCGTTGCGCGCCCTGCACCCGGACCTCGACGGCGCGCGGGTGCTCTTCGTCTCCGACGTCCACGCGGGGCCGTTCCTCGCGCCCGACGATCTCGCCGAGGCGTTCGATCGGCTGCTCACCCTCGCGCCGGACGTCGTCGTCCACGGGGGCGATCTCGCCACCACCCGAATCGACGAGATCGAGCCCCACGCGTCCGCGCTGCGACGCCTGAAGGGTCCGCTCGGCGCGTTCGCCGTCCTCGGAAACCACGACCACTACACCGGACGGCCCGAGCGCGTGCTGGCCTTCCTGAGAACCTGCGGAGTGCACACGCTCCACAACGAGGCGGCGGTCGTGCGCCGCGGCGACGGAACGCTGCTGCTCGCCGGGATCGACGACTGGAACATCGGAAAACCCAGGCTCGCCCACACGCTGGCCGCAGCCCGTGCGCTCGATGCGCGGGCGCCGATCGTCGTCGTGTCGCACAACCCGGACGCCTTCTTCGAGGCCTCGACCGCGGGCGCTTCCGCCGTTCTCAGCGGGCACACCCACGGCGGGCAGGTGCGTTTCCCCGGCTTGCCGGTGCTCGTCAGGATGAGCCGCTACCGGCTCGACGAAGGGCTCTACCTCCACGGCGGCGCCACGCTCGTGGTCAGCCGTGGACTGGGCGTCTCAGGGATTCCGCTCCGCCTCGGGGTCGCCCCCGAGGCGGCGCTGCTCACGCTTCGTAGAGTTCCTTGA
- a CDS encoding L-threonylcarbamoyladenylate synthase yields METRVLPPTPETIAQAAAALRHGDLVGIPTETVYGLAGNALDAHALASIFAAKERPSFDPLIVHIGGAIDATGLVDLSAFGACARDRLRALVDAFWPGPLTLVLPKTPMVPDLATSGLATIALRAPSHPVARALIAAAGVPLAAPSANRFGRISPTTASDVVQELWGRVSMVIDGGPCAVGVESTVVAIDPEGGLRLLRPGGISRESLIAVTGAPVAVVPRVVGPGAPARSPGMLESHYAPVKPLHLLPRAILALNDVERRELLPAGAGILAASGDAEAIAAACAGPPTILRVLSPSGDAEEAARNLFAALRALDASEATTLVTEPWPGEEGLGYAIADRLRRATAVK; encoded by the coding sequence GTGGAAACACGGGTTCTGCCGCCGACGCCCGAGACGATCGCGCAAGCCGCAGCCGCACTGCGGCATGGGGATCTCGTCGGGATCCCGACCGAGACCGTCTACGGCCTCGCGGGGAACGCCCTCGACGCGCACGCCCTCGCGTCGATCTTCGCCGCGAAGGAGCGCCCTTCGTTCGACCCGCTCATCGTCCACATCGGCGGCGCGATCGACGCGACGGGGCTCGTGGACCTCTCGGCGTTCGGCGCGTGCGCCCGCGACCGCCTTCGCGCGCTCGTCGACGCGTTCTGGCCGGGGCCGCTGACCCTGGTCCTGCCGAAGACCCCGATGGTCCCCGACCTCGCCACGAGCGGCCTGGCGACGATCGCCCTTCGGGCGCCTTCGCATCCGGTGGCGCGCGCCCTGATCGCCGCGGCCGGCGTTCCGCTCGCCGCGCCGAGCGCGAACCGATTCGGCCGGATCAGCCCGACGACCGCCTCCGACGTCGTCCAGGAGTTGTGGGGACGGGTCTCGATGGTGATCGACGGGGGGCCCTGCGCCGTCGGCGTCGAGTCCACCGTCGTCGCGATCGATCCGGAGGGAGGGCTTCGGCTGCTGCGGCCGGGCGGGATCTCTCGGGAGTCGCTCATCGCGGTCACCGGCGCACCCGTCGCCGTCGTGCCGCGCGTGGTGGGCCCGGGCGCCCCCGCGCGCTCCCCGGGGATGCTCGAAAGCCACTATGCGCCCGTGAAACCCCTGCACCTGCTCCCGCGCGCGATCCTCGCGTTGAACGACGTGGAACGTCGCGAGCTGCTCCCCGCCGGCGCCGGAATCCTCGCCGCGTCGGGGGATGCCGAGGCGATCGCCGCCGCCTGCGCCGGGCCGCCCACGATTCTCCGCGTGCTCAGTCCCTCCGGCGACGCGGAGGAGGCGGCACGGAACCTCTTTGCGGCGTTGCGCGCCCTCGACGCTTCCGAGGCGACGACCCTCGTCACCGAGCCGTGGCCCGGCGAGGAGGGGCTCGGCTACGCGATCGCCGACCGCCTGCGCCGCGCCACCGCCGTCAAATAG
- the hemF gene encoding oxygen-dependent coproporphyrinogen oxidase — protein sequence MDRTAVLDWLRELQERLCAAFEDEDGSGRFREDTWRRAEGGGGRTRVLRGGFVFEQAGVGFSHVRGARLPSSATEQRAELAGRSFEAMGVSVVVHPRNPYVPTSHCNVRFLVAEKPGSDPVWWFGGGFDLTPYYPFEEDVKAWHRAAKEACAPFGDEVHPRFKRWCDAYFFLRHRNEARGVGGLFFDDLNDWGFDRCFAFARAVGDTYLAAYLPIVRRRRETPWGDRERDFQLYRRGRYVEFNLVYDRGTLFGLQTGGRTESILMSLPPLVMWRYDWAPEPGSPEAELSEKFLPAREWV from the coding sequence ATGGATCGCACCGCCGTCCTCGACTGGCTCCGGGAGCTCCAGGAGCGACTTTGCGCCGCGTTCGAGGACGAGGACGGATCGGGCCGCTTTCGCGAGGACACCTGGCGGCGCGCCGAAGGGGGCGGGGGCCGGACCCGGGTCCTCCGGGGGGGATTCGTCTTCGAGCAGGCCGGCGTGGGGTTCTCCCACGTCCGCGGCGCGCGGCTCCCTTCGTCGGCGACCGAGCAGCGCGCCGAGCTCGCCGGCCGGTCGTTCGAGGCGATGGGCGTTTCGGTCGTCGTGCACCCCCGCAACCCCTACGTCCCGACCTCGCACTGCAACGTCCGTTTCCTCGTTGCGGAAAAGCCGGGGAGCGATCCGGTCTGGTGGTTCGGCGGCGGCTTCGACCTGACCCCGTATTACCCCTTCGAGGAGGACGTGAAGGCGTGGCACCGGGCCGCCAAGGAGGCGTGCGCGCCGTTCGGCGACGAGGTGCACCCGCGATTCAAGCGGTGGTGCGACGCATACTTCTTCCTGAGGCACCGCAATGAGGCGCGCGGGGTCGGCGGGTTGTTCTTCGACGACCTCAACGACTGGGGTTTCGACCGCTGCTTCGCCTTCGCGCGCGCCGTCGGCGACACCTACCTCGCCGCGTACCTCCCGATCGTGCGTCGCCGGCGCGAGACCCCGTGGGGGGATCGCGAGCGCGACTTCCAGCTGTATCGCCGCGGGCGGTACGTCGAGTTCAACCTCGTCTACGACCGCGGCACGTTGTTCGGGCTCCAGACCGGAGGGCGGACCGAGTCGATCCTGATGTCGCTGCCGCCGCTCGTGATGTGGCGTTACGACTGGGCTCCGGAGCCCGGTTCCCCCGAAGCGGAGCTCTCCGAGAAGTTCCTCCCCGCGCGGGAGTGGGTCTGA